A single region of the Nocardioides aurantiacus genome encodes:
- a CDS encoding glycosyltransferase yields the protein MTAADVRPGPLAVHVVVPARDEELLLAGHLLALARAVDGLRRARPAVRVAATLVLDSCTDSSADLARRTATGWGWLETVQVGLGCVGRARAAGVDRVRAAHRDLPPERVWVASTDADSAVPPDWLVHHARVAADGAALLTGTVRPVGLSADRLGRWLAVHQLGDGHEHVHGANLGFTLAAHDAVGGFAPLPTGEDADLVARMRAAGVPWVASAASPVLTSGRAVARAPEGFAEFVADL from the coding sequence GTGACCGCCGCGGACGTCCGGCCCGGCCCGCTGGCCGTGCACGTCGTGGTGCCGGCGCGCGACGAGGAGCTGCTGCTCGCCGGCCACCTGCTCGCGCTGGCCCGGGCGGTGGACGGGCTGCGTCGCGCCCGTCCCGCGGTGCGGGTGGCGGCCACGCTGGTGCTGGACAGCTGCACGGACTCCTCGGCCGACCTGGCGCGTCGTACGGCCACGGGGTGGGGGTGGCTGGAGACCGTGCAGGTCGGGCTGGGCTGCGTGGGTCGGGCCCGGGCCGCCGGGGTCGACCGGGTGCGTGCCGCCCACCGCGACCTGCCACCCGAGCGGGTGTGGGTGGCCTCGACCGACGCGGACTCCGCGGTGCCCCCGGACTGGCTGGTGCACCACGCCCGGGTCGCCGCCGACGGGGCCGCGCTGCTGACCGGCACGGTGCGTCCCGTGGGCCTCTCCGCCGACCGGCTCGGCCGGTGGCTGGCGGTGCACCAGCTCGGGGACGGCCACGAGCACGTCCACGGCGCCAACCTGGGGTTCACGCTGGCCGCGCACGACGCGGTGGGCGGGTTCGCGCCGCTGCCGACCGGTGAGGACGCCGACCTCGTGGCCCGGATGCGGGCCGCCGGCGTGCCGTGGGTGGCCTCCGCGGCCTCCCCGGTGCTCACCTCGGGCCGTGCAGTGGCGCGGGCGCCGGAGGGCTTCGCGGAGTTCGTCGCGGACCTCTAG
- a CDS encoding dienelactone hydrolase family protein translates to MSTPDPLADWTRGEHTHDGTTHPVYRRGSGPGVVVVHEIAGMTPEVVAFADEVVAAGFTVVLPHLFGTPGKPVGVAYALDTLRRVCVSREFTTLATGQTTPIAGWLRSLARELHGELGGPGVGALGMCFTGGFALAMMVDTSVAAPVLAQPSAPFPVSPGRSRDVNLSPEDLAVVKDRAAAGCQVLGLRYRQDPAVGRRFETLTRELGEAFLKVEFEGRKHSTLTLHRQQEGVDRVLAFFEEKLRG, encoded by the coding sequence GTGAGCACCCCGGACCCCCTGGCCGACTGGACGCGCGGCGAGCACACCCACGACGGCACCACCCACCCCGTCTACCGCCGCGGCAGCGGGCCCGGCGTGGTCGTGGTCCACGAGATCGCGGGGATGACGCCGGAGGTGGTCGCGTTCGCCGACGAGGTCGTGGCGGCCGGGTTCACCGTCGTGCTCCCCCACCTCTTCGGTACGCCGGGCAAGCCGGTCGGCGTCGCGTACGCGCTCGACACCCTGCGACGCGTCTGCGTGAGCCGTGAGTTCACGACCCTGGCGACCGGGCAGACCACGCCGATCGCCGGGTGGCTGCGCAGCCTGGCCCGCGAGCTCCACGGGGAGCTCGGCGGCCCCGGTGTCGGCGCCCTGGGGATGTGCTTCACGGGCGGCTTCGCGCTGGCCATGATGGTCGACACCTCGGTGGCCGCCCCGGTGCTGGCCCAGCCGAGTGCACCGTTCCCGGTCAGCCCGGGCCGCTCGCGCGACGTCAACCTCAGCCCCGAGGACCTCGCGGTGGTCAAGGACCGTGCCGCCGCGGGCTGCCAGGTGCTCGGGCTGCGCTACCGCCAGGACCCCGCCGTGGGCCGGCGGTTCGAGACCCTCACCCGCGAGCTCGGCGAGGCGTTCCTCAAGGTCGAGTTCGAGGGCCGCAAGCACTCGACCCTGACCCTGCACCGCCAGCAGGAGGGCGTCGACCGGGTGCTCGCCTTCTTCGAGGAGAAGCTGCGCGGCTAG
- a CDS encoding zinc-binding metallopeptidase family protein, whose protein sequence is MCENPLHFENSQCVSCGSRLAFSRDEREVVPVDQDGRYTAADGTTWTVCRNLGLSGCTWLASTEGAQCSACDLTRTRPHDSDAVGLRQFWDAERAKRHLVAELDVLGFPVVDKHTDPQDGLAFDLLSSVAESVTIGHADGVITIDLAETEASHREKLRAQLDEPYRTMLGHFRHESGHYFEWQLVRGQERIARSRELFGDESADYQAELDRHYAEGPPEDWESSHISAYATMHPFEDFAETWAHYLHICDTIETASEYGLALPGPRTAQDSFRDVVVGTWVPLAIALNMINRSMGHDDLYPFVIPGPVLDKLEFVASLSGARLDG, encoded by the coding sequence GTGTGCGAGAACCCGCTCCACTTCGAGAACTCCCAGTGCGTGTCCTGCGGGAGCCGGCTCGCCTTCTCCCGCGACGAGCGCGAGGTGGTGCCGGTCGACCAGGACGGTCGCTACACCGCGGCGGACGGCACGACCTGGACGGTGTGCCGCAACCTGGGGCTCTCGGGCTGCACCTGGCTGGCCTCCACCGAGGGTGCGCAGTGCTCGGCGTGCGACCTCACCCGCACCCGCCCCCACGACTCCGACGCCGTCGGGCTGCGGCAGTTCTGGGACGCCGAACGGGCCAAGCGCCACCTCGTCGCGGAGCTCGACGTGCTCGGCTTCCCCGTCGTGGACAAGCACACCGACCCGCAGGACGGCCTGGCCTTCGACCTGCTCAGCAGCGTGGCGGAGTCGGTGACCATCGGGCACGCCGACGGCGTCATCACCATCGACCTCGCCGAGACCGAGGCCTCGCACCGCGAGAAGCTGCGGGCCCAGCTCGACGAGCCCTACCGCACGATGCTGGGCCACTTCCGGCACGAGTCGGGCCACTACTTCGAGTGGCAGCTGGTGCGCGGGCAGGAGCGGATCGCCCGGTCGCGGGAGCTGTTCGGCGACGAGAGCGCCGACTACCAGGCCGAGCTCGACCGGCACTACGCCGAGGGGCCGCCGGAGGACTGGGAGTCCTCGCACATCTCGGCGTACGCCACGATGCACCCGTTCGAGGACTTCGCGGAGACCTGGGCGCACTACCTGCACATCTGCGACACCATCGAGACGGCCTCGGAGTACGGCCTGGCCCTGCCGGGCCCGCGCACCGCCCAGGACTCGTTCCGCGACGTCGTGGTGGGCACCTGGGTGCCGCTCGCGATCGCGCTGAACATGATCAACCGCAGCATGGGCCACGACGACCTCTACCCCTTCGTCATCCCCGGGCCGGTCCTCGACAAGCTCGAGTTCGTCGCCTCGCTCTCCGGTGCGCGGCTCGATGGGTGA
- a CDS encoding acyl-CoA dehydrogenase: MPPTPVRLSQGRAASPVLGALVEDAVRAAYADPAGPDLTAALDLAVLLGRTLPLPAAGDTVGLWEALATLGAVDLTVARVVEPHLDALAVLAEAAAAGSTAPDAPDDATWGVYAAEGPRRLEARPAPDGWVLDGEKSWCSLADHVDHALVTAWVDETRRGLFAVDLGAAGVARQATGGWVARGLAAVRSTGLRLDGVPATPVGDPDWYLTRPGFAWGGAGVAAVWFGGAVGVARRLRESAERREPDQLALAHLGAVDAVLDGARGSLAAAADLADTRPDTARAELVTTRVRQQVADAAAEVLDRVGRALGPGPLATEEPHARRVADLGLYLRQHHAERDLARLGSLVLDAAPDAERWW; the protein is encoded by the coding sequence GTGCCCCCCACCCCCGTCCGGCTGAGCCAGGGGCGAGCGGCGTCCCCCGTGCTGGGTGCGCTCGTGGAGGACGCCGTGCGCGCGGCGTACGCCGACCCGGCCGGTCCCGACCTCACCGCGGCCCTCGACCTGGCGGTGCTGCTGGGCCGCACGCTGCCGCTGCCCGCCGCCGGCGACACCGTCGGGCTGTGGGAGGCGCTGGCCACGCTCGGGGCGGTCGACCTCACCGTCGCGCGCGTGGTCGAGCCCCACCTCGACGCCCTCGCGGTCCTCGCGGAGGCGGCGGCCGCGGGCTCGACCGCTCCCGACGCCCCGGACGACGCGACCTGGGGCGTGTACGCCGCGGAGGGTCCCCGCCGGCTGGAGGCACGGCCGGCCCCCGACGGCTGGGTGCTCGACGGCGAGAAGTCGTGGTGCTCCCTGGCCGACCACGTCGACCACGCCCTGGTGACGGCCTGGGTCGACGAGACCCGCCGCGGGCTGTTCGCCGTGGACCTGGGCGCCGCCGGGGTGGCCCGGCAGGCCACCGGCGGCTGGGTGGCGCGCGGCCTGGCCGCCGTGCGCAGCACCGGCCTGCGCCTCGACGGCGTGCCCGCGACGCCGGTCGGGGACCCCGACTGGTACCTCACCCGCCCCGGCTTCGCCTGGGGTGGCGCCGGCGTCGCGGCCGTGTGGTTCGGCGGGGCCGTGGGCGTGGCCCGCCGGCTGCGCGAGTCCGCCGAGCGACGCGAGCCCGACCAGCTCGCGCTGGCCCACCTCGGCGCGGTCGACGCCGTCCTGGACGGCGCCCGCGGCTCGCTGGCGGCGGCGGCCGACCTCGCCGACACCCGGCCCGACACCGCCCGCGCGGAGCTCGTCACCACCCGCGTGCGCCAGCAGGTCGCCGACGCGGCCGCCGAGGTGCTCGACCGGGTCGGTCGCGCGCTGGGACCGGGGCCGCTGGCCACCGAGGAGCCGCACGCCCGACGGGTGGCCGACCTCGGGCTCTACCTGCGCCAGCACCACGCCGAGCGCGACCTGGCCCGGCTGGGCTCGCTGGTGCTCGATGCCGCCCCCGACGCGGAGCGGTGGTGGTGA
- a CDS encoding PIG-L family deacetylase translates to MPTPHEFTHVGPGTSARDWRAHPGWAAGEPLDLRGVHHLVVVAAHPDDESLGAGGLVAAARDAGVCVHLVCATDGEGSHPDSPSTTPQQLAAVRAHEARAAALELGVGEAQLVRLQLPDGDLADHQEQLTRRLVELVVAGGAGERTVLAAPWREDGHPDHEAAGRAAAAAARRTDATLWEYPVWFWHWGTPAQAPWSRLRPLTLTGPEAQAKQRAIASHRSQVAPLSDEPGDGTLLGPELLEHFAGTVEHLLVTPSTECPDDALDSVHEQDADPWGVESRWYEKRKRDLVLAALPRARFRRTLEVGCSTGSLAQSLATRTSTLVAVDRSPAALRAARTRLADAPGTDVLGLDVPARWPGGRFDLVVVSEVGYFLSPLALDRLVDRAADSLDPDGVVVLCHWRHPVEGWPLDGPAVHARVAARLDLPLQATYADRDVEIRVHSADASWPDPGR, encoded by the coding sequence GTGCCGACGCCGCACGAGTTCACCCACGTCGGGCCGGGCACCTCGGCCCGCGACTGGCGCGCGCACCCCGGGTGGGCGGCGGGCGAACCGCTGGACCTCCGTGGCGTGCACCACCTCGTGGTGGTGGCCGCGCATCCCGACGACGAGTCGCTGGGCGCCGGGGGCCTGGTGGCCGCGGCGCGCGACGCCGGGGTCTGCGTGCACCTGGTGTGCGCCACCGACGGGGAGGGCAGCCACCCCGACTCGCCGAGCACGACCCCGCAGCAGCTCGCGGCGGTGCGGGCCCACGAGGCCCGGGCCGCGGCGCTCGAGCTGGGGGTGGGCGAGGCGCAGCTGGTGCGGCTGCAGCTGCCCGACGGTGACCTGGCCGACCACCAGGAGCAGCTGACGCGGCGGCTGGTGGAGCTCGTCGTCGCCGGGGGAGCGGGCGAGCGGACCGTCCTCGCCGCACCCTGGCGCGAGGACGGCCACCCCGACCACGAGGCCGCGGGACGGGCCGCGGCCGCGGCGGCGCGGCGTACGGACGCGACGCTGTGGGAGTACCCCGTCTGGTTCTGGCACTGGGGCACGCCGGCCCAGGCGCCCTGGTCGCGGCTGCGGCCGCTCACGCTCACCGGGCCCGAGGCCCAGGCCAAGCAGCGCGCGATCGCCAGCCACCGCAGCCAGGTGGCGCCGCTGTCCGACGAGCCGGGGGACGGGACCCTGCTCGGCCCCGAGCTGCTGGAGCACTTCGCCGGCACCGTCGAGCACCTGCTGGTCACGCCGTCCACCGAGTGCCCCGACGACGCCCTCGACAGCGTCCACGAGCAGGACGCGGACCCGTGGGGCGTGGAGAGCCGGTGGTACGAGAAGCGCAAGCGCGACCTCGTGCTCGCCGCCCTGCCGCGAGCACGCTTCCGTCGCACCCTCGAGGTGGGCTGCTCGACCGGGTCGCTGGCACAGAGCCTGGCCACGCGCACCTCCACCCTCGTCGCCGTGGACCGGTCGCCGGCCGCGCTGCGCGCGGCCCGCACCCGCCTGGCCGACGCCCCCGGCACCGACGTGCTGGGACTGGACGTCCCCGCGCGCTGGCCGGGCGGGCGCTTCGACCTCGTCGTGGTCTCCGAGGTCGGCTACTTCCTCAGCCCGCTCGCCCTGGACCGCCTCGTCGACCGGGCGGCCGACAGCCTCGACCCCGACGGCGTCGTCGTGCTGTGCCACTGGCGGCACCCGGTCGAGGGGTGGCCGCTCGACGGTCCGGCCGTGCACGCCCGGGTGGCGGCGCGCCTCGACCTGCCGCTGCAGGCGACGTACGCCGACCGAGACGTGGAGATCCGCGTGCACAGCGCCGACGCGTCCTGGCCGGACCCCGGGCGGTGA
- a CDS encoding response regulator transcription factor has product MSTPAPERTPGSDVVRVAIMNDYEVVVQGVHRMLEPFASRVQVVELDSGVPVSSPVDVLLYDAFTRERAVGPVAEVLATTAAPVVIYTWHLDPQLVQECLDLGVAGCLSKTSGADEVVDALEKVAAGSVVVSQAPEDAEATISAGDWPGRGLGLSARESEVLALIAQGLSNQEVASRAYLSINSVKTYIRSAYRKIGVQRRSQAVLWAVRHGFNPDETRTVLDPPGAVTGIR; this is encoded by the coding sequence ATGTCCACCCCGGCTCCGGAGCGCACCCCCGGGAGCGACGTCGTCCGCGTCGCGATCATGAACGACTACGAGGTCGTGGTGCAGGGGGTGCACCGGATGCTCGAGCCGTTCGCCTCGCGCGTGCAGGTCGTCGAGCTCGACAGCGGCGTCCCCGTCAGCAGCCCCGTCGACGTGCTGCTCTACGACGCCTTCACCCGCGAGCGCGCGGTCGGTCCGGTCGCCGAGGTGCTCGCGACCACGGCCGCCCCGGTCGTGATCTACACCTGGCACCTCGACCCCCAGCTGGTGCAGGAGTGCCTCGACCTGGGCGTGGCCGGCTGCCTGAGCAAGACCTCCGGCGCCGACGAGGTCGTCGACGCCCTGGAGAAGGTCGCCGCCGGCTCCGTGGTGGTCAGCCAGGCCCCCGAGGACGCCGAGGCCACGATCAGCGCCGGCGACTGGCCCGGCCGCGGGCTGGGCCTGAGCGCGCGGGAGTCCGAGGTGCTCGCGCTGATCGCCCAGGGCCTGTCCAACCAGGAGGTGGCGTCGCGCGCCTACCTCTCGATCAACTCGGTGAAGACCTACATCCGCTCGGCCTACCGCAAGATCGGCGTGCAGCGCCGCAGCCAGGCGGTGCTGTGGGCGGTCCGCCACGGGTTCAACCCCGACGAGACCCGCACCGTCCTCGACCCGCCGGGCGCCGTCACCGGGATCCGCTAG